Genomic window (Flavobacteriales bacterium):
GCGAACAGCCCGATCAAAAACCCGTTCATCATCCCGGGCCTCCGCAAAATCAAGATAGAGAGCCACCTCAACCCCAACTACTCCTTCGAGAACTTCATCGAAGGCGACTGCAACCGGCTCGCGCGCAGCGCCGGGTTCGCCGTTGCCCAAAAACCCGGCGGCACCGCCTTCAACCCGCTACTGATCTACGGCGGCGTGGGCCTTGGAAAGACACACCTCGCCCACGCCATCGGCATTGAGATCAAACGCAACCACCCGGAGAAGACCATTCTCTACGTGCCCGCCGAGAAGTTCACCCAACAGTTCATCGAAGCGGTGAAGAACAACACCATGGGCGATTTCCAGCAGTTCTATCAGATGATGGACGTGCTGATCATCGATGATGTGCAGTTCCTTGCCGGAAAGGAAAAGACACAGGATGTCTTCTTCCACATCTTCAACCACCTGCACCAAAGTGGCAAGCAGCTGGTGATCAGCAGCGACAAGGCACCCGTGGAAATGAGCGGCATGGAGCAACGCCTGCTCTCCCGTTTCAAGTGGGGCCTTAGCGCCGACCTGCAGACGCCCGGCCTCGAGACGCGCATCGCCATCCTCCAGAAGAAGATGTATGCCGAGGGCATCGACCTGCCCAAGGACGTTGTGGAATACTTGGCGTACAGCATCACCACCAACATCCGTGAACTGGAAGGCGCCATGATCAGCCTCATCGCGCAGAGCTCCCTCAACAAGAAAGCGGTGAACCTGGAGCTCGCCAAGCAGATGATCGACAAGTTCGTGAAGAACACCGCTCGCGAGGTGTCGATCGACTACATCCAAAAAGTGGTGTGCGACTACTTCGACCTGCCGATCGAACTGCTGAAGAGCAAGACCCGCAAGCGCGAAGTGGTACAGGCCCGCCAGATCGCGATGTACTTCGCGAAGAAGATGACCAAGAGTTCACTGGCCAACATCGGCGCGCACTGCGGCGGAAAGGACCACGCTACCGTGCTTCACGCCTGCCGTACGGTGAACAACCTGCAAGAGACGGACAAGCAGTTCCGCGGCTACTTGGAGGACTTGGAGAAAAAGTTGAGCATCCACTGAAGGCGATAACGATCGCATTGGAAAAGCCCTGGAGTGATCCCGGGCTTTTTCGTTTCATGGACACTATTCAAGTAGCTCGCGCTCGGTTCCCTCCCCCTCAAATCGTGCGAGCGTCCGATATCCATCTGACCACGCGCGTCCGTTTACCTAGTTGAGGCGGTTTGTTCCCCCCTCCTGAGAAACGTCAACCGGCAGCACCGCGGCCCTCCCTACTTTGCCCGGCGGCAATGAGCTACTGCCGCAAGCGAACATGAGCGACCCCGTCCACCTTCACCAAGAACTCGACGTGCGCGTAATGGTGCCCATCGACCGGCACCGCACCCTGCTGAAACTGTTCAAGGAACTGCCCGTGGGTGAACGCTTCATCTTCATCAACGACCACGACCCTTTGCCGCTGTACTACGAGTTCCGCTCCATCCACGGGGATGTGG
Coding sequences:
- the dnaA gene encoding chromosomal replication initiator protein DnaA, with amino-acid sequence MKKDHEKIWGRCLDVIKDNVSQQSFKTWFEPIRAVKMADNVLTIQVPSQFFYEWLEEHYIGLLKKIIRKEIGAEGRLEYSIIMENRIKSTNPYTVRVPTSNAREVKNPAVSLPIDVANSPIKNPFIIPGLRKIKIESHLNPNYSFENFIEGDCNRLARSAGFAVAQKPGGTAFNPLLIYGGVGLGKTHLAHAIGIEIKRNHPEKTILYVPAEKFTQQFIEAVKNNTMGDFQQFYQMMDVLIIDDVQFLAGKEKTQDVFFHIFNHLHQSGKQLVISSDKAPVEMSGMEQRLLSRFKWGLSADLQTPGLETRIAILQKKMYAEGIDLPKDVVEYLAYSITTNIRELEGAMISLIAQSSLNKKAVNLELAKQMIDKFVKNTAREVSIDYIQKVVCDYFDLPIELLKSKTRKREVVQARQIAMYFAKKMTKSSLANIGAHCGGKDHATVLHACRTVNNLQETDKQFRGYLEDLEKKLSIH